One stretch of Pedobacter riviphilus DNA includes these proteins:
- a CDS encoding ferredoxin--NADP reductase — protein sequence MFKLRINKIINQPGDNITFQFEEVDQQYPKYLAGQFISLVFQGKHKEIRRSYSFNSSPDVDEPLAITVKRVENGEISRFLHHKTSVNDILLAQEPQGMFSYLPDENLERDLFLFAAGVGITPLFSILKTALVREKKSLVTLVYSNRSMEEALFYDELNEWQKKYPERLKIVWVFSNSKNLMTARLNKFYIEKLIKEHLHFDRNNALFYSCGPIVYMDLCRITLLGMGFDIKQIKRETFVLPEDERDEDDGSAEKVVDKNTYSIILNFKGEIYHLDIPWPKRILDVALENKIKLPYSCRGGVCSTCVANCTKGGVRMDYNEVLTDDELERGRVLVCTGHPTENETTLEW from the coding sequence ATGTTCAAACTGCGCATTAATAAAATCATAAATCAACCTGGCGATAATATTACTTTTCAATTTGAGGAAGTAGATCAACAATACCCCAAGTATTTAGCCGGTCAGTTTATTTCGTTGGTTTTTCAGGGGAAACATAAGGAAATCAGGCGTTCGTATTCTTTTAATAGCTCTCCTGATGTGGATGAACCTTTGGCCATTACCGTAAAAAGAGTGGAAAACGGAGAAATATCGAGATTTTTGCACCATAAAACTTCGGTAAACGACATTCTGTTGGCGCAAGAACCACAAGGGATGTTCAGTTATTTGCCTGATGAAAACCTGGAGCGTGATCTTTTTCTGTTCGCAGCAGGAGTAGGAATCACGCCATTATTCTCGATTTTGAAAACGGCATTGGTGCGCGAGAAAAAATCGTTGGTTACATTGGTATATAGCAACCGATCGATGGAGGAAGCGTTGTTTTATGATGAGCTGAACGAGTGGCAAAAAAAATATCCTGAAAGGTTAAAGATTGTTTGGGTTTTTAGCAACAGCAAGAACTTAATGACGGCCAGGCTAAATAAATTCTATATCGAAAAACTAATCAAAGAGCATTTACATTTTGATCGAAACAATGCGCTGTTTTATAGCTGCGGACCGATCGTTTATATGGATTTATGCAGGATTACTTTGCTGGGTATGGGCTTCGATATTAAACAGATTAAAAGAGAAACCTTTGTGTTGCCAGAAGATGAGCGGGATGAAGACGACGGTTCTGCAGAAAAAGTTGTCGATAAAAATACTTACTCAATAATTTTAAACTTTAAAGGAGAAATTTATCACCTTGATATTCCTTGGCCAAAAAGAATTCTGGATGTTGCGCTTGAAAATAAAATCAAACTACCTTATAGTTGTCGCGGGGGTGTATGCAGTACCTGTGTGGCCAATTGTACCAAAGGTGGTGTTAGAATGGATTATAATGAAGTGCTTACCGATGATGAATTGGAAAGAGGCAGGGTTTTGGTTTGTACCGGGCACCCAACGGAGAATGAAACGACATTGGAGTGGTAG
- a CDS encoding polyprenyl synthetase family protein: MPGIEQIKTPIAADIKAFEKTFKESMHSDAPLLDRITHYIVKQKGKQMRPMFVFFAAKLCGGITESTHRGAALVELLHTATLVHDDVVDNAYERRGFFSINALWKNKIAVLVGDYLLAKGLLLSVNNNEHRLLQIVSEAVKQMSEGELLQVEKVRRMDISEDLYFDVIRQKTASLIASCCAAGAASAGADDETIEKMRLFGEKVGIAFQIKDDTFDFGTDDVGKPLGIDIKEKKVTLPLIYALNKAEKTERKKMINLVKNHQDDPVKIQQIIDFVNAHEGVYYANQKMLEYQHSAFDILHSFEAGEARTGLEQLVLYTTERKK; encoded by the coding sequence ATGCCGGGAATCGAACAGATAAAAACACCTATTGCTGCTGATATTAAAGCGTTTGAAAAAACCTTTAAAGAATCTATGCATAGCGACGCACCGTTGCTGGATAGGATTACCCATTATATTGTAAAGCAAAAGGGTAAACAAATGCGACCAATGTTCGTGTTTTTTGCGGCTAAGCTATGTGGTGGAATTACAGAATCAACCCATCGCGGGGCTGCTTTGGTAGAGCTTTTACATACGGCTACTTTGGTGCATGATGATGTGGTAGACAATGCTTACGAGCGCCGTGGCTTTTTCTCTATCAATGCTTTATGGAAAAACAAGATTGCCGTTTTAGTTGGCGATTACCTGTTGGCTAAAGGATTGTTGCTTTCGGTAAACAATAACGAACACCGTTTGTTACAGATTGTATCGGAAGCGGTGAAACAGATGAGCGAGGGCGAACTTTTGCAGGTAGAAAAGGTGCGGAGGATGGATATTTCAGAAGATTTATATTTTGATGTGATCCGCCAGAAAACCGCTTCTTTAATTGCTTCTTGTTGCGCTGCGGGCGCTGCTTCGGCAGGTGCTGATGATGAAACGATAGAAAAAATGCGTCTGTTTGGCGAAAAAGTAGGAATTGCATTTCAGATTAAAGACGATACTTTCGATTTCGGGACAGATGATGTAGGCAAACCTTTGGGTATTGATATCAAAGAGAAGAAAGTAACACTGCCTTTAATTTATGCGCTGAATAAAGCCGAAAAAACTGAACGTAAAAAAATGATTAACCTGGTGAAAAACCACCAGGACGATCCGGTTAAAATTCAGCAGATTATAGATTTCGTAAATGCCCATGAAGGTGTGTATTACGCGAACCAGAAAATGTTGGAATACCAGCATTCAGCTTTCGATATCCTGCACAGTTTTGAGGCAGGCGAAGCACGAACTGGTTTAGAACAACTTGTACTGTACACCACTGAACGTAAAAAATAA
- a CDS encoding YpdA family putative bacillithiol disulfide reductase codes for MANQNHYDVLIIGAGPIGMACAIEAQKANLSYVIVEKGALVNSLFNYPVFMTFFSTSQKLEIGGVPFVTISPKPNRNEAVEYYRRVAEKFDLNIHLFESVKQVVKNDSNVFEINTSKTNYTANNVIVATGFYDVPLVMNVPGEDLPKVTHYYKDPHLYAFQNVVVVGANNSGVDAALETYRKGAKVTMVVRSGDLGPHVKYWVRPDIQNRIKEGEVKALFNSELVEIREGEVDIKTPEGIKTIPNDFVIAMTGYQPDFGMLRRFGVELPETLCPVYNEETMETNVKGLYLAGVVCGGLDTHKLFIENSRVHAEMIVKNILS; via the coding sequence TTGGCAAATCAAAATCATTACGACGTATTAATTATCGGTGCTGGCCCGATAGGGATGGCTTGTGCAATTGAAGCCCAAAAAGCAAATCTAAGCTATGTAATTGTAGAGAAAGGTGCTTTGGTGAACAGTCTGTTCAATTATCCTGTATTTATGACCTTCTTTTCTACTTCTCAAAAGTTAGAAATTGGAGGGGTGCCTTTTGTAACCATCAGTCCGAAGCCTAACCGTAATGAAGCGGTTGAATATTACCGTCGTGTGGCCGAAAAATTTGATTTAAATATTCATCTTTTTGAAAGCGTAAAGCAGGTGGTTAAAAACGATAGCAATGTTTTCGAAATCAATACCTCTAAAACCAACTATACAGCTAACAATGTAATTGTGGCCACTGGCTTTTATGATGTGCCTTTAGTGATGAATGTTCCAGGAGAGGATTTACCGAAAGTAACGCATTATTACAAAGATCCGCATTTATATGCTTTTCAGAATGTAGTAGTGGTTGGTGCCAATAACTCTGGCGTAGATGCTGCTTTAGAAACGTATCGGAAAGGTGCAAAGGTAACTATGGTAGTACGCAGCGGCGATCTTGGCCCTCATGTTAAATATTGGGTACGTCCGGATATACAGAACAGGATTAAAGAAGGTGAAGTTAAGGCACTTTTCAATTCTGAACTTGTTGAAATAAGAGAAGGTGAAGTCGATATCAAAACACCAGAGGGAATAAAAACCATCCCGAACGATTTTGTAATTGCCATGACGGGTTATCAACCAGATTTTGGGATGCTGAGGAGATTTGGCGTCGAATTGCCTGAAACGCTTTGTCCGGTTTACAACGAAGAAACAATGGAAACCAATGTAAAAGGTTTGTATTTGGCGGGTGTAGTTTGCGGTGGGTTAGATACCCATAAACTTTTTATCGAAAACTCAAGGGTGCACGCCGAAATGATTGTGAAGAATATTCTGAGTTAA
- a CDS encoding contact-dependent growth inhibition system immunity protein, protein MKKNRQEKLYNQKSLEILENLKWPDENEYPTSLIKRCHEYRKIPINELTVEQLRTLISQDIGLEHLIPITIEILNKDILAEGDLYPGDLLESALKIDNAFWTNNINLKERLSLLIDLNSDKIRSENLELRSL, encoded by the coding sequence ATGAAAAAAAACAGACAAGAAAAACTTTATAATCAAAAGTCACTTGAAATTTTAGAAAACCTCAAGTGGCCTGACGAAAACGAGTACCCAACTAGTCTTATCAAAAGATGCCATGAGTATAGAAAAATACCGATAAATGAGCTTACTGTAGAGCAATTGCGAACACTAATTAGCCAAGATATAGGCTTAGAACATCTAATACCAATAACAATAGAAATCTTGAACAAAGACATTCTGGCCGAGGGAGACCTCTATCCAGGCGATCTGTTAGAATCAGCACTAAAAATTGACAATGCTTTCTGGACAAACAACATAAATCTTAAAGAGCGGCTTTCTCTTCTGATTGACTTAAATTCTGATAAGATCAGAAGCGAAAACCTTGAACTTAGAAGTTTATAA
- the uvrA gene encoding excinuclease ABC subunit UvrA has product MSNKSIDLGEQKDVEVYGARVHNLKNIDVSFPRNQLVVITGLSGSGKSSLAFDTIYAEGQRRYMETFSAYSRQFMGGMERPDVDKVSGLSPVIAIEQKTTSKNPRSTVGTITEIYDFMRLLYARVADAYSYNTGEKMERMSEDQILQNIFNKFDGVAVNILAPVVKGRKGHYRELFEQIRKQGYVKVRVDGEIKDITAKMQVDRYKIHDIEVVIDRLIIDVKDKKRLLDSLQTAMKMGKGVIKISDKDNNVAHFSKFLMCPTTGISYDEPQPNSFSFNSPYGACERCDGLGYIFVVDKESVIPNPKLSILNGGLAPLGEYRDIWMFQVLKALAKKYSFSLSTPIEKLSDEIINIILNGSPDLIKVEVEYNKWNVQNYNITFDGIIKMLEEQNEKRSESASDDMDEFRKLKTCPECHGARLKKESLHFKVDGKNIFELSSMDINNLHQWFEKVDERLSDRQNIIAKEILKEIKARIGFLTDVGLTYLTLDRTARTLSGGEAQRIRLATQIGSQLMNVMYILDEPSIGLHQRDNERLINALKNLRDLGNTVLVVEHDKDMILEADWVIDVGPGAGIHGGTVVAEGTATDILKSKTLTADYLNGKRKIETPKNRRKGNGHKLSIVKATGHNLKEVSVDFPLGKFIAVTGVSGSGKSSLITETLYPILNHHFFRAKKQPLPYEKINGLKEIDKVIEIDQAPIGRTPRSNPSTYTGVFSDIRNLFVQLPEAKIRGYKPGRFSFNVKGGRCETCQGAGLKVIEMNFLPDVQVPCEECGGKRYNRETLEVRFRGKSISDVLDMSIEDACNFFENIPIIYRKIKTLKDVGLGYITLGQSSVTLSGGEAQRVKLATELSKKDTGKTFYILDEPTTGLHFEDINVLLGVLQELVDKGNTILVIEHNLDVVKVADWVIDLGEEGGAGGGRILFEGTPEGLIQNPISLTGKFLKKEMEYGQESEVLSPESGVKAQKKSKAGKK; this is encoded by the coding sequence ATGAGCAACAAATCTATCGACCTCGGCGAGCAAAAAGATGTAGAAGTATATGGTGCGAGGGTACATAATTTAAAGAATATAGATGTAAGTTTTCCGCGCAACCAGCTTGTTGTTATAACAGGTTTAAGTGGTAGCGGTAAATCGTCATTGGCTTTTGATACCATTTACGCGGAAGGACAACGCCGTTATATGGAAACATTTAGCGCTTACAGTCGCCAGTTCATGGGTGGGATGGAACGCCCGGATGTAGATAAGGTTTCCGGTTTGAGTCCGGTTATTGCCATAGAACAAAAAACTACCAGTAAAAACCCACGCTCTACTGTAGGTACCATTACAGAGATTTACGATTTTATGCGCTTGCTTTATGCACGTGTTGCCGATGCCTATTCGTACAATACTGGTGAAAAGATGGAGCGGATGAGCGAAGACCAGATTCTGCAGAATATCTTCAATAAATTTGATGGCGTAGCCGTAAATATTCTTGCCCCTGTTGTGAAAGGTAGAAAGGGGCATTACCGCGAACTTTTTGAACAGATCCGCAAACAGGGTTATGTTAAGGTTCGTGTAGATGGAGAAATAAAAGATATTACCGCTAAAATGCAGGTAGATCGCTATAAAATCCACGATATCGAAGTAGTGATTGACCGTTTGATTATTGATGTGAAAGATAAAAAACGCTTGCTAGATTCGCTGCAAACTGCGATGAAAATGGGTAAGGGCGTAATCAAGATCAGTGACAAAGACAATAACGTTGCGCATTTTAGTAAGTTTTTGATGTGTCCAACTACGGGTATATCTTACGATGAGCCCCAGCCAAATAGTTTTTCATTCAACTCGCCTTATGGAGCCTGCGAACGTTGTGATGGTTTGGGTTATATCTTCGTGGTGGACAAAGAATCGGTGATCCCGAATCCTAAACTAAGTATCTTAAACGGCGGTTTGGCGCCATTGGGCGAATATAGAGACATTTGGATGTTCCAGGTATTAAAAGCTTTGGCTAAAAAATACAGTTTCTCGCTTTCTACACCGATCGAAAAACTAAGCGATGAGATAATCAATATCATTTTAAACGGTTCGCCTGATCTGATCAAAGTTGAGGTAGAATACAACAAATGGAACGTTCAGAATTATAACATCACTTTTGATGGAATAATTAAAATGCTCGAAGAGCAAAACGAGAAGAGAAGTGAATCAGCATCTGACGATATGGACGAATTCAGAAAGCTGAAGACCTGTCCGGAATGTCATGGCGCCCGTTTAAAAAAAGAAAGCCTTCATTTTAAGGTTGATGGAAAAAATATTTTCGAGCTTTCATCGATGGATATCAATAATCTTCATCAGTGGTTTGAAAAAGTTGATGAACGCCTTAGCGACCGTCAGAATATTATTGCCAAAGAAATTTTAAAGGAGATTAAAGCCAGGATCGGTTTTTTAACAGATGTAGGTTTAACTTATTTAACTTTAGACCGTACGGCCCGTACACTCTCAGGTGGCGAGGCACAACGTATCCGTTTGGCCACGCAGATCGGTTCGCAGTTGATGAACGTCATGTACATCCTCGATGAGCCAAGTATCGGGCTGCATCAGCGAGATAACGAGCGTTTGATCAATGCACTTAAAAACCTACGTGATCTTGGAAACACTGTTTTGGTGGTAGAGCACGATAAGGATATGATTTTGGAGGCCGATTGGGTAATTGATGTTGGTCCTGGGGCAGGTATCCACGGCGGAACTGTAGTTGCAGAAGGAACGGCAACAGATATCCTAAAATCGAAAACCTTAACAGCCGATTATCTGAATGGTAAAAGGAAAATTGAAACGCCAAAAAACCGCAGAAAAGGAAATGGACATAAATTGTCTATCGTAAAAGCCACCGGGCATAATTTAAAAGAAGTTTCGGTAGATTTTCCTTTGGGGAAATTTATTGCCGTAACCGGGGTTTCGGGCAGTGGTAAATCGAGTTTGATTACAGAAACATTGTATCCGATCTTAAATCATCATTTCTTCAGGGCGAAAAAACAACCTTTGCCTTACGAGAAAATTAATGGATTGAAAGAAATTGATAAGGTGATTGAAATTGATCAGGCGCCTATTGGAAGAACACCCCGTTCTAATCCATCTACTTATACGGGAGTGTTTTCTGATATCCGAAATCTGTTTGTGCAATTGCCTGAGGCAAAAATACGTGGCTATAAACCAGGCCGTTTCTCTTTTAATGTAAAAGGTGGCCGTTGCGAAACCTGCCAGGGAGCTGGTTTAAAGGTAATCGAAATGAATTTCTTGCCTGATGTGCAGGTGCCTTGTGAAGAATGCGGTGGAAAAAGATATAATAGAGAAACCTTAGAAGTTCGTTTCCGTGGAAAATCGATCAGTGATGTGCTGGATATGAGCATCGAAGATGCCTGTAATTTCTTTGAAAATATCCCGATCATTTATAGAAAAATCAAAACATTGAAAGATGTTGGTTTAGGTTATATTACTTTAGGGCAATCGTCGGTTACTTTATCGGGCGGTGAAGCGCAACGTGTTAAACTAGCGACAGAACTTTCCAAAAAAGATACCGGAAAAACCTTCTATATTTTAGATGAACCTACAACAGGACTTCACTTCGAAGATATTAATGTGCTTTTAGGTGTATTGCAAGAATTGGTTGATAAAGGAAATACCATTTTGGTGATCGAACATAATTTAGATGTGGTTAAAGTAGCCGATTGGGTAATTGATTTGGGAGAAGAGGGCGGCGCTGGCGGTGGAAGGATTTTATTCGAAGGCACGCCAGAAGGTTTGATCCAGAACCCGATCAGTTTAACCGGGAAATTTTTGAAAAAGGAAATGGAATACGGTCAGGAGTCGGAAGTCCTTAGTCCAGAGTCTGGAGTCAAAGCACAGAAAAAAAGCAAAGCTGGAAAGAAATAG
- a CDS encoding asparaginase, whose protein sequence is MTKILIIYTGGTIGMVNDPTNGMLIPFDFQQIKENVPELSRLDYDLDVHSFNPVLDSSNMDPEIWKTLAELVYHKYDQYDGFVILHGSDTMAFTASALSFMLENLAKPVVLTGSQLPIGEIRTDAKENLITALEIAATKEDGKALFPEVCIYFDAQLFRGNRSIKYNSEKFEAFRSPNYPILAEAGVHLQFYRNYILKAPKGELKLHTNFNSNIGVLKLYPGITPQAVQAITDSKVDAIILETFGSGNTTTAQWFLDSLRQAILNGKIIIDISQCKKGSVQLGRYETSRELLKMGVLSGYDLTFEATVTKLMFVMGLGLSVEESRKLMEESLRGELTKD, encoded by the coding sequence ATGACCAAAATACTTATAATTTATACCGGCGGTACCATCGGTATGGTTAACGATCCTACAAATGGGATGTTAATTCCATTTGATTTCCAGCAGATAAAAGAAAACGTTCCTGAATTGAGCCGTTTAGATTACGATTTAGATGTGCATTCCTTCAACCCCGTATTGGATTCTTCAAACATGGATCCTGAAATATGGAAAACATTAGCCGAACTTGTTTATCATAAATATGATCAGTACGATGGTTTTGTTATTCTCCACGGGTCTGATACTATGGCATTTACAGCGTCAGCATTGAGCTTTATGCTCGAAAATCTGGCTAAACCTGTTGTTTTAACCGGTTCACAGCTTCCAATTGGCGAAATCAGAACTGATGCCAAAGAGAATCTGATTACCGCTTTAGAAATTGCAGCGACCAAAGAAGACGGTAAGGCACTTTTTCCGGAGGTTTGCATTTATTTTGATGCGCAATTATTTAGGGGTAACCGATCTATAAAATACAATAGTGAAAAGTTTGAGGCTTTCCGCTCGCCAAATTATCCAATACTTGCTGAAGCAGGTGTTCACCTTCAGTTTTACAGAAATTACATTCTCAAAGCACCAAAAGGAGAATTGAAATTGCATACCAATTTTAATTCGAACATCGGTGTGCTGAAATTATATCCTGGCATAACGCCACAGGCTGTTCAGGCGATAACAGATTCGAAAGTAGATGCCATTATTTTAGAAACTTTCGGCTCTGGCAATACCACAACGGCACAATGGTTTCTAGATAGTTTGCGTCAGGCTATTTTGAATGGAAAAATTATTATCGACATTTCTCAATGTAAAAAAGGTTCAGTTCAGCTGGGCCGTTACGAAACGAGCAGAGAACTGTTGAAAATGGGCGTATTAAGCGGCTACGATTTAACTTTCGAAGCTACGGTAACCAAATTAATGTTCGTTATGGGCTTAGGTTTATCGGTAGAAGAAAGCCGCAAATTAATGGAAGAATCGCTTCGTGGAGAGCTAACTAAAGATTAA
- a CDS encoding alpha/beta hydrolase, giving the protein MKKRYKVLIGLSALIVAGYLLGPKPKKPVYNKELTQVPDLEDLDRYVASIESMHKIKPGNEAEIIWADPLHKQTEYAIVYLHGFSASKTEGNPVYLNLAKELNANLYLARLADHGIDTLAPMQYFTADRLWETSKQAYAIGKKLGKKVILVGTSTGGTVALKLAATYPEINSLILLSPNVAINDKNAWLLNNPWGLQIARKVVGGDERKVDDRTDEYKKYWYTNYRLESLVELEEFIESSMIKSTFQKVKQPVLMLYYYKNELEQDPVVRVDAMLKMFDELGTPTHLKRKVAIPNAGNHVMGSYITSKDLPSVNGAIESFVGSTLKVPVH; this is encoded by the coding sequence ATGAAAAAACGCTACAAAGTACTTATCGGCCTTTCGGCATTAATTGTTGCAGGCTACCTACTCGGGCCAAAACCCAAAAAACCAGTTTATAACAAAGAACTCACCCAGGTTCCCGATCTGGAAGATTTAGACCGTTATGTGGCCAGCATAGAATCGATGCACAAAATAAAACCGGGTAACGAAGCTGAAATCATCTGGGCTGATCCCCTGCACAAGCAAACCGAGTATGCCATTGTTTACCTCCATGGTTTTTCGGCTTCAAAAACAGAGGGAAACCCCGTTTACCTCAATTTAGCAAAAGAACTAAATGCTAATTTATATTTAGCGCGTTTGGCCGACCATGGCATTGATACACTTGCGCCTATGCAATATTTTACCGCCGATCGCCTTTGGGAAACCAGTAAACAAGCTTATGCCATCGGTAAAAAATTAGGGAAAAAGGTGATTTTAGTTGGCACTTCTACCGGTGGAACTGTCGCTTTAAAACTAGCGGCAACCTATCCTGAAATTAACAGTTTAATTTTATTGTCGCCAAATGTGGCCATTAACGATAAAAATGCCTGGCTTTTGAATAATCCATGGGGCTTACAGATTGCCAGAAAAGTGGTGGGTGGCGATGAACGCAAAGTAGACGATCGTACTGACGAATATAAAAAATACTGGTATACCAATTACCGCCTCGAATCTTTAGTAGAACTGGAAGAATTTATCGAGAGCAGTATGATAAAATCTACTTTTCAAAAAGTAAAACAACCCGTTTTAATGCTCTATTATTACAAAAATGAACTCGAGCAAGATCCTGTAGTGCGTGTAGATGCTATGCTGAAAATGTTCGATGAACTGGGTACACCGACTCATTTAAAAAGAAAAGTAGCTATCCCCAACGCAGGAAATCACGTAATGGGATCATATATTACTTCGAAAGATTTGCCTAGTGTAAATGGGGCCATTGAAAGTTTTGTGGGGAGCACGTTAAAGGTTCCGGTTCATTAA
- a CDS encoding MBL fold metallo-hydrolase yields MKIEQIYTGCLAEAAYYIESDGEAAIIDPLREVGTYLKKAEKAGATIKYIFETHFHADFVSGHVDLAEKSGAEIIYGPTAKTEFKSHIAKDGEQFKIGKVTITALHTPGHTLESTTYLLSDENGKDYCIFSGDTLFIGDVGRPDLAQKGHLTMEDLAGMLYDSLNEKIKPLADDVIVYPAHGAGSACGKSMSKETFDTLGHQKEVNYALKAETKEQFIAEVTDGILPPPQYFAKNAAINKGGVESIDEVYEKGLNALTPQQFEDTANQTGAIMLDTRDPQVFAKGFIPNSINIGLNGQFAPWVGALITDLQQPILLITDQGKEEETITRLTRVGYDSTIGYLDGGFERWTDAGKEIDTIESISAEAFETASLNGEITALDVRKPGEYESEHLEFTLSRPLDFINDWTGEINPKSTYYIHCAGGYRSMIAASILKSRGVENVIDVAGGYGAIKNTGLKRTDFACPSKAMKV; encoded by the coding sequence ATGAAAATAGAACAAATATATACAGGGTGCCTGGCAGAAGCTGCTTATTACATCGAAAGCGACGGCGAAGCTGCAATTATTGATCCGCTAAGAGAGGTAGGAACGTACTTAAAGAAAGCTGAAAAAGCAGGGGCCACCATTAAATATATTTTTGAAACGCATTTTCACGCCGATTTTGTTTCCGGACATGTAGATCTGGCAGAGAAATCCGGTGCCGAAATTATCTATGGCCCAACTGCTAAAACCGAATTTAAATCGCATATTGCTAAAGATGGCGAACAGTTTAAAATTGGAAAGGTAACCATTACTGCTTTACATACACCGGGGCATACTTTAGAATCGACAACTTACTTACTAAGCGATGAAAATGGAAAAGATTATTGCATTTTTAGTGGCGATACCTTATTTATTGGTGATGTTGGTCGCCCGGATTTAGCGCAGAAAGGTCATTTAACCATGGAAGATTTGGCCGGAATGCTTTACGATTCGTTAAATGAGAAAATAAAACCCTTAGCTGATGATGTAATTGTTTACCCGGCGCATGGTGCAGGTTCTGCCTGTGGCAAAAGTATGAGTAAAGAAACTTTCGATACTTTAGGGCATCAGAAGGAAGTTAATTACGCGTTAAAAGCCGAAACAAAAGAGCAGTTTATTGCAGAAGTAACAGATGGTATTTTGCCACCACCACAATATTTTGCTAAAAATGCGGCCATTAATAAAGGTGGCGTGGAAAGTATTGATGAGGTTTACGAGAAAGGGTTAAATGCTTTAACGCCTCAGCAGTTTGAAGATACTGCAAACCAAACGGGTGCAATTATGCTTGATACCCGCGATCCGCAGGTTTTTGCGAAAGGTTTTATTCCAAATTCAATCAATATTGGCCTTAACGGACAGTTTGCACCTTGGGTTGGTGCTTTAATTACCGATTTACAGCAGCCAATTTTACTGATTACAGATCAAGGTAAGGAAGAGGAGACCATTACCCGCTTAACCCGCGTAGGGTACGATAGTACCATTGGTTATTTAGATGGTGGTTTCGAAAGATGGACAGATGCTGGCAAGGAAATCGATACGATTGAATCAATCTCTGCTGAGGCATTTGAAACAGCTAGTCTTAACGGAGAAATTACAGCACTTGATGTACGCAAGCCAGGTGAATATGAATCAGAACATCTGGAATTTACGCTGAGCCGCCCGTTAGATTTTATTAACGACTGGACTGGCGAGATCAATCCAAAATCTACCTATTATATTCACTGTGCAGGTGGCTACCGCTCGATGATTGCTGCTTCCATCTTAAAATCGCGTGGGGTAGAAAATGTGATCGATGTTGCAGGCGGTTACGGCGCAATTAAAAATACTGGTTTAAAAAGAACCGATTTCGCCTGCCCAAGCAAAGCAATGAAAGTTTAA
- a CDS encoding TatD family hydrolase, with translation MIFTDTHTHLYYEQDAEKQAQLMERCFENNVNRLFLPNVDVKSIAMIDHLVAKYPANCFAMAGLHPCDVKEDYLAQLDEIYNSISGRKIYAIGEIGIDLYWDKTTLAIQQDAFRKQITWAKDLGLPIVIHCREAFDEVFELLESERDEKLRGIFHCFTGNLAQAKQAIDLNFYLGIGGVVTYKKAGLDLVLSEIPLANLVLETDSPYLAPVPFRGKPNESSYLIYVAQKLADIYGVPIEEIADVTTENSKKIFGI, from the coding sequence ATGATCTTCACCGATACCCATACCCATTTATATTACGAGCAAGATGCCGAGAAACAAGCGCAGTTGATGGAACGCTGTTTCGAGAACAACGTTAATCGTTTGTTTTTGCCTAATGTTGATGTAAAATCAATTGCCATGATAGATCATCTTGTGGCGAAATATCCGGCAAATTGTTTTGCAATGGCGGGTTTACATCCTTGTGATGTGAAGGAAGATTATCTTGCTCAATTAGACGAAATCTACAATAGTATTTCTGGTCGGAAAATTTATGCCATTGGCGAGATCGGGATCGATTTGTATTGGGATAAAACTACCTTGGCCATTCAGCAAGATGCTTTTCGTAAACAGATTACCTGGGCAAAAGATTTAGGTTTACCAATTGTAATCCATTGTCGCGAAGCTTTCGATGAGGTTTTCGAACTTCTGGAAAGCGAAAGAGACGAAAAACTGCGTGGTATTTTTCATTGTTTTACTGGCAATTTAGCTCAGGCTAAACAAGCCATTGATTTAAATTTCTATTTAGGTATTGGTGGGGTAGTTACCTATAAAAAAGCGGGTTTGGATCTGGTATTATCAGAAATTCCTTTAGCTAACTTAGTTTTAGAGACAGATTCGCCTTATTTGGCACCAGTTCCTTTCCGTGGCAAACCAAATGAGAGCAGTTATTTGATTTATGTTGCCCAAAAACTGGCCGATATTTACGGTGTTCCTATTGAAGAAATTGCAGATGTAACTACAGAGAATTCGAAGAAAATTTTCGGGATTTAA